GAGGAAACTGAGCCCCAAAAAGAGAAAGAAAAGGAAGAAACCAGGCCGGTGTATGGGTTAAACAGGGTGTATTCAAAAGGTATAGGTGAAGAGGGATCGATGTCTGATGCCGTGGTGGGGAGGCTTGGCAATACCCTAAACACCGATGTCGTTGACAGTGTAACTGCTACCCCTCAGGACCTTAAAGGAAGAGTTGTCTCTGCGGCAACAGTATCCAAACCGCCACGGTTTAAAAGGCAGGTCAGACCCCGGTACACCAGGGAGATGATTGAAAACGAAGTGGAAGGGGTAATTCGTATACGGGTTTTAGTCGATATAGATGGAAAAGTTAAAGAGGCAACACTTTTAAATGATCTGGGATACGATTCGGGTGAACAGGCTCTTGAAGCCATTAAAAAGTTTGAGTTCCATCCCGCCATAAGAGATGATGAACCGGTTGCCGTTTGGATCATTGTTCCGGTAAGATTTGTTCTTTTAAGCTAATGAGAAACGATACACATAAACAAAACACCCTAACAAATAGGGGAGGTTAGTAATGCTAAGACCTTTGCACGCGTTACTGTTTTTAATGCTTATCACTCCTGTGCAGGTGACTGTAGCAGAACAACCCGGGGAGCAGGCTGTGGAAGTAGAGCTATCGTCTCCTCCCGGGGATACTACGCTGGCATCGCAAGAGGAGAATGAGACTGAGTCGCTGGAGCAAAGTTCGTCGACTAAGCAAGAGCCCGTAGATGCTCACGCGGAGTATGATGAACTGGAGATCGAATTTGACGACGAAATCGAGCTCGATCTTGAGTATGATGCTTCTGAAGAGCAGGTAGAAGAAGCGTTTGGGTTGGAAAAAGAACCTGAACTAATCAATTTCACCGAAGCGCACTACCCTGAAGAGCTACTAAGAGAAGGGGTTGAGGGCACGGTGGTGCTTGAGCTTCTGGTGGATGAAAATGGGGCTGTTGAATCGGTTACTGTGGTGGATGGTGTGCACCCGCAACTGGATAGCTCTGCACTCAAAGCTGCAGTCGATTTTACCTTTTCCCCGGCAATAGCCAATGGTGAACCTGTGGCTGTGATGCTTTATTATGAATACCACTTTTCGCTCCGCGATGTAGCGGTAATGCCTGAAGAGTATGTGAACTTCAGTGGGCGGCTTTTGGAGCGGGGCACAAGAACTCCTATTCCCGATGCATTTGTGGTACTAACGTTTAGTGATTCTCTGGAAGATCCCTCACTCAATGTGCCACTTGAATTCTATATTCAACAGATCGGAGCCATTGAAGGGCAGTATCTTGAGGAGGATCGCTTAGTGACAGTAACCGACTCTAACGGCACATTCAGTTTTCGGTCACTGCCTTCAGTTAGCTTTGAAATATCGATTCCGGTGTCAGGCTACCGGGAATTTTCCCAATCTGAGCAGATTGAACCGGGCGAAGCGATAGAAGCTACCTACTACTTAACCCGTCAATCCTACAGCGATTTTGAGGTCACTGTGTATGGGAGAAGGGAAGAGCAGGAGGTGAGCCGGCGCCAGCTTTCTCTCTCCGAGGTACGGAGATTGCCCGGGTTTGGCGGTGATGCTGTTAAGGTGGTTCAGGCACTCCCTGGTGTGGCCAGACCATCGTATGGTCTTGGAGAGATCGTTGTGCGTGGAGCCCCAACCTGGGATACCCGCTACTATCTGGATGGAGTTCCTATACCGATACTTTATCACCTCAGTGGTAATTCTATCTACAATTCCGATGCACTTGCAGCAGTAGATTTTTATCCCGGTGGGTATGGTACCCGCTATGGCGGTGGTATCGGTGGAGCAATAGAGATTACGGGAAGAAAAGCTAAGACCGATCGCTTCCATGGAGTAGTAGATGTTAGCTCTTTGGATGGAAATTTGTTTGTAGAGGGGCCGGTGAACGAAAGAGTCTCATTTCTAACCTCCATACGAAGAAGTTTCATAGGGTATTTGCTCGATTATGTTTATAAAAACACCGAACAGGATTTACCATTAACCATGGTTCCGCACTACTGGGATTACTTATTAAGAACGGATATAAATATCAATGATAAGAGTGATCTGTTCATTACCGGGTTTGGCTCAAGAGACCATCTGGTTATGATGGTGCCGGATATGGCAGATTTTGGCAGTGATGAAATTGATGAGGCTACCGATCGCTTAGGAGTGCTTTATGAATTCCATATGGGCTTAATTGGATGGGACTATTCAATAACGGAAAACATGAGTAATTCACTAAGATTATCGTTCAAGACCGGGGTAACAGATTTTTCCATATTGGGATTGGTTAAAGTTGAAGAGGATTATCGATGGTTAACCCTAAGAGACGAGTTAAGGCTCAAGTTATCTGATCGTTTTACTACCAACATTGGTGCAGATGTCACTCTCGTCTGGGATGATCTGATCCTTAACATTCCCGATGGAACAGGAGCGTTTCAGAGAGATACTACCGAATGGATGCTTTATGGCGTAGCTGGTATGTACCTCAATACTGAAATACGGCCTCTGGAAAATCTTCTTATAATACCGGGCATGAGATATGATTACTATCCTGAGTTGGATTACCGGGGCGGAATCGTACCTGAGTTTTGGGAATACGGTTTTATGAATAACAATCGGGGTAGATCAGGTGAGCCATCATTTAGGGTAAACGCACGCTATGAAGTGGTTCCTGATCATACGATAAAAGCTGCCGTTGGAACCTATAACCAGAGCCCACAACCAATGGGTCAGGTGATTCATGAAACCTGGGGAGACCCTAACCTCCCGGCTTCCAAGGCAACGCACTATGTTGCTGGTCATGAATGGCAGATTACCGATCTGATACATGCTGATGCACAGGTGTATTACAACAACCAGTGGGATATACCCCGGATGGCCAGAACGGAAGATATCC
The sequence above is a segment of the Chitinispirillales bacterium ANBcel5 genome. Coding sequences within it:
- a CDS encoding TonB-dependent receptor is translated as MLRPLHALLFLMLITPVQVTVAEQPGEQAVEVELSSPPGDTTLASQEENETESLEQSSSTKQEPVDAHAEYDELEIEFDDEIELDLEYDASEEQVEEAFGLEKEPELINFTEAHYPEELLREGVEGTVVLELLVDENGAVESVTVVDGVHPQLDSSALKAAVDFTFSPAIANGEPVAVMLYYEYHFSLRDVAVMPEEYVNFSGRLLERGTRTPIPDAFVVLTFSDSLEDPSLNVPLEFYIQQIGAIEGQYLEEDRLVTVTDSNGTFSFRSLPSVSFEISIPVSGYREFSQSEQIEPGEAIEATYYLTRQSYSDFEVTVYGRREEQEVSRRQLSLSEVRRLPGFGGDAVKVVQALPGVARPSYGLGEIVVRGAPTWDTRYYLDGVPIPILYHLSGNSIYNSDALAAVDFYPGGYGTRYGGGIGGAIEITGRKAKTDRFHGVVDVSSLDGNLFVEGPVNERVSFLTSIRRSFIGYLLDYVYKNTEQDLPLTMVPHYWDYLLRTDININDKSDLFITGFGSRDHLVMMVPDMADFGSDEIDEATDRLGVLYEFHMGLIGWDYSITENMSNSLRLSFKTGVTDFSILGLVKVEEDYRWLTLRDELRLKLSDRFTTNIGADVTLVWDDLILNIPDGTGAFQRDTTEWMLYGVAGMYLNTEIRPLENLLIIPGMRYDYYPELDYRGGIVPEFWEYGFMNNNRGRSGEPSFRVNARYEVVPDHTIKAAVGTYNQSPQPMGQVIHETWGDPNLPASKATHYVAGHEWQITDLIHADAQVYYNNQWDIPRMARTEDIQQGLENQKLWISDRKARMYGLELMLRHDQSERFFGWLAYTLSRSEVYDDQRGRYVRGSKDQTHHLQLLGSWTLPKDWGVGFRLRYVTGEPYTPIIGAEESENWNSFIPIYGEATSKRKEPFIGLDLRADKKIVFSTFIMSYYLDLQNISWLFYKPAEDYVYNYNYTQRDEISMFPMLAAGVKFEF
- a CDS encoding energy transducer TonB, with amino-acid sequence MKLSSDDLKSKDKPVIVDHLFTAVLVIVMLLFAKLGLSFRGIEPPEQKSSPEHREIVTQFMVEEQKPQPPPVEEQPVKEEKPKEPEKKEEKPPEIIDLTEPVPEESVEETEPQKEKEKEETRPVYGLNRVYSKGIGEEGSMSDAVVGRLGNTLNTDVVDSVTATPQDLKGRVVSAATVSKPPRFKRQVRPRYTREMIENEVEGVIRIRVLVDIDGKVKEATLLNDLGYDSGEQALEAIKKFEFHPAIRDDEPVAVWIIVPVRFVLLS